The Streptomyces sp. NBC_00440 genome contains a region encoding:
- the tatA gene encoding Sec-independent protein translocase subunit TatA: MLRNGLEPWHLLIVAIVVMVMFGSKKLPDTARALGKSMRILKSEAKAMKEDGSDGSGGTASPASPAARTAPASEPEAAAGAAHLVESVEPSGVTLASESATSVQQAPKVI, from the coding sequence ATGCTCCGCAATGGTCTGGAGCCCTGGCACCTGCTCATCGTGGCGATCGTGGTCATGGTGATGTTCGGCTCGAAGAAGCTGCCCGACACCGCCCGCGCGCTGGGCAAGTCGATGCGCATTCTCAAGAGCGAGGCGAAGGCGATGAAGGAGGACGGGAGCGACGGGAGCGGCGGGACGGCCTCGCCGGCTTCTCCGGCTGCTCGCACCGCTCCCGCCTCCGAGCCGGAAGCGGCCGCGGGTGCGGCACATTTGGTGGAGTCGGTGGAGCCTTCGGGTGTGACTCTGGCGTCGGAGTCGGCGACTTCCGTTCAGCAGGCGCCGAAGGTGATCTGA
- a CDS encoding HAD-IC family P-type ATPase: MGQAPEAAAAPEPGSGVSVRAVRVADGVPAADGAVPDLGALTSLQVLRALDSGPRGLTDAVADARLRQFGENTLPARRPVPWFVRFLRSVRDPFTAVLLCLGVVSSLVAAWGTACVITALVVVSCALRSAGEHRADRSMAALRELVASTATVLRRSSDDAAPVAREVPVDQLVPGDVVRLGPGDLVPADLRLLRAVGLSVNQAVLTGESAAVAKSAADVPVSGRLSVPPPGPVSVPVSGPVSVSVPASVPVSVPVQASGDTGFDRAHLCFQGSSVVSGSGSGVVVATGALTRFAAGHGAAGPRGPSAFDRSVHGISWILIRFMLLTPPLVLMANAALRGRGLETLPFAVAVAVGLTPEMLPVIVTSCLARGASLLARDHGVIVKRLPALHDLGAVDVLCLDKTGTLTQDLPVVDRALDADGADDRDVLHWAAVNAWWTLQLADLPAPDPLDEALLDASGGSGDSGGFGGSGGSSGSGGFGGSGGEEFLPYEGIAALPFDPVRRMATAVVRRPGRLGVDTLVVKGAVENVLERCALDAAERERLLAAAGEHVRNGARLLAVATAERPARKRAYTAADERGLSFRGFVTLRDALVPSAADALPALAGMGVTVKVVTGDHPGTAARACQELGLEPGTVLTARDVDALTDGQLASAVRDTAVFARCTPEHKARIVRALRADGRVCGFLGDGVNDLPALHAADVGICPRDAVDVAREGADVVLAEHAKDLSAVEHALTAGRHSSGNIATYLRITLSSNLGNVIAMLAAGLLLPFLPMLPAQVLVQNLCFDAAQLAFAYDRPAPGVLSRPATLRSRDFLRFITGFGALNAVADLATFGVLALAVHGPGGPDSETVFHSGWFVENLLTQSLVMLLLRTGRRAAERGGTSPVRWAAAALATAGLLLPLSPLGPLLGMAALPALYYPLLVVVLGLYAWGLGTARRRYDGRRYDGCRQDSRRT, from the coding sequence GTGGGACAGGCACCTGAGGCCGCCGCGGCCCCGGAGCCCGGTTCCGGGGTCTCCGTCCGGGCCGTGCGGGTGGCGGACGGCGTTCCGGCGGCCGACGGCGCTGTACCGGATCTGGGCGCGCTGACCTCGCTCCAGGTGCTGCGCGCCCTGGACAGCGGCCCGCGCGGGCTGACGGACGCGGTGGCCGACGCACGGCTGCGGCAGTTCGGCGAGAACACCCTGCCGGCCCGGCGGCCGGTTCCGTGGTTCGTACGGTTCCTGCGCAGCGTCCGGGACCCCTTCACGGCTGTGCTGCTCTGCCTCGGTGTGGTGTCGTCGCTGGTCGCGGCGTGGGGTACCGCCTGTGTGATCACCGCGCTCGTGGTGGTGAGCTGTGCGCTGCGCTCCGCGGGGGAGCACCGCGCCGACCGTTCGATGGCTGCGCTGCGGGAGCTGGTGGCCAGTACGGCGACGGTGCTGCGGCGCTCATCGGACGACGCGGCTCCGGTGGCCCGTGAGGTTCCGGTCGACCAGCTGGTGCCAGGCGACGTGGTCCGGCTGGGCCCCGGCGATCTGGTGCCCGCCGATCTGCGGCTGCTGCGGGCCGTCGGTCTGAGCGTGAACCAGGCGGTGCTCACGGGGGAGTCGGCCGCGGTCGCCAAGTCGGCCGCCGATGTTCCGGTATCCGGTCGCCTGTCTGTCCCCCCGCCCGGCCCCGTGTCTGTCCCGGTGTCCGGCCCCGTGTCTGTATCTGTCCCCGCATCTGTCCCCGTGTCTGTCCCCGTGCAGGCGTCCGGCGACACCGGGTTCGACCGTGCGCATCTCTGCTTCCAGGGCAGCAGCGTCGTCTCGGGCAGCGGCAGCGGCGTCGTGGTGGCGACGGGGGCGCTGACGAGGTTCGCCGCCGGGCACGGGGCGGCCGGGCCGCGCGGGCCGAGCGCCTTCGACCGGTCGGTGCACGGTATTTCGTGGATCCTGATCCGGTTCATGCTGCTCACTCCGCCGCTGGTGCTGATGGCGAACGCGGCGCTGCGCGGGCGGGGGCTGGAGACGCTGCCGTTCGCGGTCGCTGTGGCGGTCGGGCTGACGCCCGAGATGCTCCCGGTGATCGTCACGAGCTGTCTGGCGCGCGGCGCCTCCCTGCTCGCCCGCGACCACGGGGTGATCGTCAAACGGCTGCCGGCGCTGCACGATCTGGGCGCGGTGGATGTGCTGTGCCTGGACAAGACGGGAACGCTCACCCAGGACCTGCCCGTTGTCGACCGGGCGCTGGACGCGGACGGCGCGGACGACCGCGACGTGCTGCACTGGGCCGCGGTCAATGCCTGGTGGACCCTCCAACTGGCCGACCTGCCCGCCCCCGACCCGCTCGACGAGGCGCTGCTCGATGCGTCCGGTGGTTCCGGCGATTCAGGTGGCTTCGGTGGTTCAGGTGGCTCCAGTGGTTCCGGAGGCTTCGGCGGTTCCGGAGGCGAGGAGTTCCTGCCGTACGAGGGGATCGCCGCGCTGCCGTTCGATCCGGTGCGGCGCATGGCGACCGCCGTCGTACGCCGTCCCGGCCGGCTCGGCGTCGACACCCTCGTGGTGAAGGGCGCTGTCGAGAACGTATTGGAGCGGTGCGCGCTCGACGCGGCGGAGCGGGAGCGGCTGCTCGCGGCGGCCGGCGAGCACGTACGGAACGGGGCCCGGCTGCTGGCCGTCGCGACCGCCGAGCGCCCGGCGCGCAAGCGGGCGTACACCGCTGCCGACGAGCGTGGCCTCAGCTTCCGCGGCTTTGTGACCCTGCGCGACGCGCTGGTGCCGAGCGCCGCTGACGCGCTGCCCGCGCTCGCCGGGATGGGCGTGACGGTGAAGGTTGTCACGGGCGACCACCCCGGTACCGCTGCCCGTGCCTGCCAGGAGCTGGGGCTCGAACCGGGGACCGTGCTCACCGCCAGGGACGTGGACGCGCTCACGGACGGCCAACTGGCCTCGGCGGTACGTGACACGGCCGTCTTCGCCCGCTGCACCCCCGAGCACAAGGCGCGGATCGTCCGCGCGCTCCGGGCCGACGGCCGCGTCTGCGGATTCCTCGGTGACGGGGTCAACGATCTGCCCGCCCTGCACGCGGCGGATGTCGGGATCTGCCCGCGCGATGCGGTCGACGTGGCGCGGGAGGGCGCGGATGTGGTGCTCGCCGAGCACGCGAAGGACCTCTCGGCCGTCGAACACGCGCTGACGGCCGGACGCCACAGCAGCGGCAACATCGCGACGTATCTGCGCATCACGCTCTCGTCCAACCTCGGCAACGTCATCGCGATGCTCGCCGCCGGTCTGCTGCTGCCGTTCCTGCCGATGCTTCCGGCGCAGGTGCTGGTGCAGAACCTCTGCTTCGACGCGGCGCAGCTCGCGTTCGCCTACGACCGGCCGGCCCCCGGGGTGCTGAGCCGCCCCGCCACCCTGCGCTCCCGGGACTTCCTCCGCTTCATCACCGGGTTCGGCGCGCTCAACGCGGTCGCCGACCTCGCGACGTTCGGTGTGCTGGCGCTGGCTGTGCACGGCCCCGGAGGCCCGGACAGCGAGACGGTGTTCCACTCCGGCTGGTTCGTGGAGAACCTGCTGACCCAGTCGCTGGTGATGCTCCTGCTGCGTACGGGGCGCCGGGCCGCCGAACGCGGCGGGACCAGTCCGGTCCGCTGGGCGGCGGCCGCTCTCGCCACCGCCGGACTGCTGCTCCCGCTCTCGCCGCTGGGGCCGCTGCTGGGCATGGCGGCGCTGCCCGCGCTCTACTATCCGCTGCTCGTGGTGGTGCTCGGCCTGTACGCGTGGGGGCTCGGGACGGCCAGGCGCCGGTACGACGGCCGGCGGTACGACGGCTGCCGGCAGGACAGCCGCCGCACGTAA
- a CDS encoding LCP family protein, with protein MKTSDRTTRGNERIPRPTRRGARNGEKNTANDHANHGTTGHGTTGHGTTGHGPPHRGGAHGTVRGTKRRKRQKRSRARLLIAIAVALLVLATAGAGWVYLRLNGNINSFSSDGISADRPASSTKGQNVLVIGSDSRTGGNSALGGGDKNDVGRSDTAFVLHVYADHKHAIAVSIPRDTLVTIPSCKLPDGTWTKPQPNTMFNAAYSVGQTLKGNPACTQNTVEKLTGLRIDHTVVVDFEGFSKLTGVVGGVQVCLPQNIYQGDLDPNRTTRGKLLFAKGEQSVSGQKALDYVRIRHGIGDGSDIGRIKRQQAFVSSLIKKVKDDGFTPTKLLPLADAATHSLTVDPGLSTADKLLSFVMSLKSIDLHNTKFVTIPWRYQGARVAMVEPAASVLWSDLRADRTIDGKDASGKDHKNGKNPSPAPSTTPSPAGPVSGAGIAVTVQNGTTVTGLAARAAQTLRDHGFTIDGTATAGTQDHTSTVITYGPGRRSGAETVARLFVGATVQEADAAAGTQSAGITVTLGQVYADNPSATPSSDPAAASGASSPSSLPSSVASGARSAADGPCSNVSYG; from the coding sequence ATGAAAACGAGCGATCGGACCACACGCGGCAACGAGCGGATCCCCCGGCCCACACGCAGAGGGGCGAGGAACGGCGAGAAGAACACTGCCAACGACCACGCGAACCACGGGACGACGGGCCACGGAACAACGGGTCATGGGACAACAGGCCACGGACCGCCCCACCGAGGTGGCGCCCACGGCACAGTCCGGGGAACCAAGCGCCGGAAGCGCCAGAAGCGCAGTCGCGCACGGCTCCTGATCGCCATAGCCGTGGCCCTTCTGGTGCTGGCCACCGCGGGCGCCGGGTGGGTCTACCTCCGGCTGAACGGAAACATCAACTCCTTCAGCTCGGACGGAATCTCCGCCGACCGCCCCGCATCCTCGACCAAGGGCCAGAACGTGCTGGTCATCGGCTCGGACTCGCGCACCGGCGGCAACAGCGCCCTGGGCGGCGGCGACAAGAACGACGTGGGCCGCTCCGACACGGCGTTCGTGCTGCACGTCTACGCCGACCACAAACACGCGATCGCCGTCTCCATCCCCCGCGACACCCTCGTCACCATCCCGTCCTGCAAGCTGCCCGACGGCACTTGGACCAAGCCGCAGCCCAACACGATGTTCAACGCGGCCTACTCCGTCGGCCAGACCCTCAAGGGCAACCCCGCCTGCACCCAGAACACGGTGGAGAAGCTCACCGGTCTGCGCATCGACCACACCGTCGTCGTCGACTTCGAGGGCTTCTCGAAACTGACCGGCGTCGTCGGCGGCGTCCAGGTGTGCCTGCCGCAGAACATCTACCAGGGGGATCTCGACCCGAACCGCACCACCCGCGGCAAGCTCCTCTTCGCCAAGGGCGAGCAGAGCGTGTCCGGGCAGAAGGCGCTCGACTACGTACGGATCAGGCACGGAATCGGTGACGGCTCCGACATCGGACGGATCAAACGCCAGCAGGCCTTCGTCTCCTCCTTGATCAAGAAGGTGAAGGACGACGGGTTCACGCCCACCAAGCTGCTGCCCCTCGCCGATGCTGCCACCCATTCGCTGACCGTCGACCCGGGACTCTCGACAGCCGACAAGCTGCTCTCGTTCGTGATGTCGCTGAAGAGCATCGATCTGCACAACACCAAGTTCGTCACCATCCCCTGGCGGTACCAGGGTGCGCGCGTCGCGATGGTCGAACCGGCCGCGAGCGTCCTCTGGTCCGATCTGCGGGCCGACCGGACGATCGACGGCAAGGACGCCAGCGGCAAGGACCACAAGAACGGCAAGAACCCCTCCCCCGCCCCCTCGACGACACCGAGCCCCGCAGGGCCCGTCTCCGGCGCCGGAATCGCCGTCACCGTCCAGAACGGCACCACCGTCACCGGCCTCGCGGCCCGCGCCGCCCAGACCCTCAGGGACCACGGCTTCACCATCGACGGGACGGCGACGGCCGGCACCCAGGACCACACATCCACCGTCATCACCTACGGGCCCGGCCGGCGGAGCGGAGCCGAGACCGTGGCGAGGCTCTTCGTGGGAGCGACGGTCCAGGAGGCGGACGCCGCCGCCGGTACGCAGAGCGCCGGGATCACCGTGACGCTGGGCCAGGTCTACGCCGACAACCCCTCAGCAACGCCGAGCAGCGACCCCGCAGCGGCGTCCGGAGCGTCCTCCCCCTCTTCGCTGCCCTCCTCCGTGGCATCCGGCGCCCGCTCCGCGGCCGACGGACCGTGCAGCAACGTGTCCTACGGATGA
- a CDS encoding FMN-dependent NADH-azoreductase, protein MATLLHIDSAVFPQGSASRDVTAVFVNAWREQHPEGVVVYRDLAAHPLPHLDAAAAAAGADSPLRAELANELAEADAVLIGAPMYNFSIPSTLKAWLDHAIIAGHNGGGADSPLAGTPFTVVASRGGSYAPGTPREGFEFVQNYLEKLLTAMFGAEVDFIVPELTLAASQPAMAELVPLAETSRARALDEAASKAKALAARFAA, encoded by the coding sequence ATGGCCACCCTTCTGCACATCGACTCCGCCGTCTTCCCGCAGGGCTCCGCGTCACGTGACGTCACCGCCGTCTTCGTGAACGCCTGGCGGGAACAGCACCCCGAGGGCGTGGTCGTCTACCGCGATCTCGCCGCTCACCCGCTGCCGCACCTGGACGCCGCCGCCGCGGCCGCGGGCGCCGATTCCCCCCTCCGCGCCGAACTCGCCAACGAGCTCGCCGAGGCGGACGCCGTGCTGATCGGCGCCCCGATGTACAACTTCTCGATCCCCTCGACCCTCAAGGCCTGGCTCGATCACGCGATCATCGCCGGCCACAACGGCGGCGGCGCGGACAGCCCGCTGGCCGGTACCCCGTTCACGGTCGTAGCCAGCCGCGGTGGCTCCTACGCTCCCGGAACTCCCCGGGAGGGCTTCGAGTTCGTCCAGAACTACCTGGAGAAGCTCCTCACGGCGATGTTCGGTGCCGAGGTCGACTTCATAGTCCCCGAGCTGACCCTGGCCGCTTCGCAGCCCGCCATGGCCGAACTCGTCCCGCTCGCCGAGACCTCTCGCGCCAGGGCACTCGACGAGGCGGCGTCGAAGGCCAAGGCACTTGCCGCGCGTTTCGCGGCCTGA